From Hippoglossus stenolepis isolate QCI-W04-F060 chromosome 4, HSTE1.2, whole genome shotgun sequence, a single genomic window includes:
- the agfg1a gene encoding arf-GAP domain and FG repeat-containing protein 1a isoform X6, producing MAASAKRKQEEKHLKMLREMTSLPPNRKCFDCDQRGPTYANMTVGSFVCTSCSGILRGLNPPHRVKSISMTTFTQQEIEFLQKHGNEVCKQIWLGIFDDRISSVPDFREPQKVKEFLQDKYEKKRWYVSAEQAKVVASVHASISGSSNSSTSSTPEVRPLKSLLGESAPSLHLNKNTPPNQSPVVSRGQIHQQQFHDKKFDLLSDLGGDIFAAPPNMNAGASSSFANFAHFNSHTTAQNANANADFANFDAFGSTSATSGGFPSAPQAPFQPSNTAFTVLSSSRSMGEFATALPLQGAHSSASGGLANANFAKFDNFHNSCSADFGAFSSSSQSNSTGAGKAAVQSTSIPADRYAVLADLDNVFSSAITEQGGIPIVASSTTAAGVGGFPQKQPAVPTGGDRYAALAELDTVFGSPVPTTSVYNTTTAHGSVFGSETGVSTAQAQQALPGMAHGFGAHPSTNPFVAAGVAPAGPPTNPFQSNGRVAHVAAAAAFGTGSMSMPSGFGNNAGFNLPTSFSGTFQQQFPGQAPFPQPPAYPQQPNGGGYHPAFGQAKPVGTPFGQAMAGPMVSSNPFLGAAPPAQYPTGGSSTNPFL from the exons ACGAGGACTGAATCCACCCCACAGAGTCAAGTCCATCTCTATGACAACCTTCACGCAACAGGAAATCGAGTTCCTACAGAAACATGGGAATGAG GTATGTAAACAGATCTGGCTCGGCATTTTTGATGACAGAATCTCCTCAGTACCAGACTTCAGAGAACCACAGAAAGTCAAGGAGTTCCTTCAAGACAAATACGAGAAGAAGCGATG GTACGTATCTGCTGAACAAGCCAAAGTAGTGGCATCAGTCCATGCTTCCATCTCTGGCTCGTCaaacagcagcaccagcagcactcCAGAGGTTAGACCACTCAAATCCCTGCTTGGGGAGTCGGCCCCCTCCCTACACCTCAACAAGAACACCCCACCAAATCAG TCTCCAGTGGTGAGCCGTGGACAAATCCATCAGCAGCAGTTCCATGACAAGAAGTTTGACCTCCTCAGTGACTTGGGTGGAGACATCTTCGCTGCCCCGCCTAACATGAACGCAGGCGCCAGCTCCAGTTTTGCCAACTTTGCACATTTCAACAGCCACACAA CAGCACAAAATGCCAACGCAAATGCCGACTTTGCAAATTTTGATGCATTTGGGAGCACTTCTGCGACATCAGGTGGTTTCCCCTCCGCACCCCAAGCCCCATTCCAACCCTCAAATACAG CATTCACTGTGCTCTCATCCAGCCGCAGTATGGGTGAGTTTGCCACTGCTCTGCCTCTCCAGGGTGCACACA GTAGTGCTTCAGGGGGACTAGCAAATGCCAATTTTGCTAAATTTGACAACTTCCACAATTCGTGTAGTGCTGACTTTGGAGCCTTCAGTTCCTCTTCCCAGAGTAACTCAACAGGAGCTGGCAAAGCTGCTGTACAGAGTACTAGCATCCCTGCTGATAGATACGCAGTCCTGGCTGACCTGGATAACGTGTTTAGCTCTGCCATAACAGAGCAAG GGGGTATCCCGATAGTGGCAagctcaaccacagcagctgGAGTGGGGGGTTTTCCTCAGAAGCAGCCAGCGGTGCCAACAGGGGGGGATCGCTATGCTGCTCTCGCTGAGCTTGATACTGTCTTTGGTTCCCCAGTCCCTACCACCAGTGTTTACAACACCACCACTGCACATGg GAGTGTGTTTGGCTCAGAGACTGGGGTGTCAACAGCACAAGCACAGCAGGCCCTGCCTGGCATGGCTCATGGTTTCGGCG CACATCCTTCAACTAATCCGTTCGTAGCTGCTGGAGTGGCCCCTGCGGGACCTCCCACCAACCCGTTCCAGAGCAACGGCAGAGTGGCTCAtgtggcggcagcagcag cattcGGCACAGGCTCCATGAGTATGCCTTCTGGATTTGGGAATAATGCAGGCTTCAACCTTCCCACCAGCTTTAGTGGAACTTTCCAGCAACAATTTCCTGGGCAGGCTCCCTTCCCTCAGCCTCCTGCATATCCCCAACAACCCAACG GTGGAGGATATCATCCAGCCTTTGGCCAGGCCAAGCCTGTTGGGACTCCTTTCGGTCAGGCTATGGCTGGACCTATGGTCTCAAGCAACCCTTTCCTG GGCGCGGCTCCACCTGCACAGTATCCAACAGGAGGCTCCTCTACAAATCCCTTCTTATAG
- the agfg1a gene encoding arf-GAP domain and FG repeat-containing protein 1a isoform X5, translating into MAASAKRKQEEKHLKMLREMTSLPPNRKCFDCDQRGPTYANMTVGSFVCTSCSGILRGLNPPHRVKSISMTTFTQQEIEFLQKHGNEVCKQIWLGIFDDRISSVPDFREPQKVKEFLQDKYEKKRWYVSAEQAKVVASVHASISGSSNSSTSSTPEVRPLKSLLGESAPSLHLNKNTPPNQSPVVSRGQIHQQQFHDKKFDLLSDLGGDIFAAPPNMNAGASSSFANFAHFNSHTTAQNANANADFANFDAFGSTSATSGGFPSAPQAPFQPSNTAFTVLSSSRSMGEFATALPLQGAHSSASGGLANANFAKFDNFHNSCSADFGAFSSSSQSNSTGAGKAAVQSTSIPADRYAVLADLDNVFSSAITEQGGIPIVASSTTAAGVGGFPQKQPAVPTGGDRYAALAELDTVFGSPVPTTSVYNTTTAHGSVFGSETGVSTAQAQQALPGMAHGFGAHPSTNPFVAAGVAPAGPPTNPFQSNGRVAHVAAAAAAFGTGSMSMPSGFGNNAGFNLPTSFSGTFQQQFPGQAPFPQPPAYPQQPNGGGYHPAFGQAKPVGTPFGQAMAGPMVSSNPFLGAAPPAQYPTGGSSTNPFL; encoded by the exons ACGAGGACTGAATCCACCCCACAGAGTCAAGTCCATCTCTATGACAACCTTCACGCAACAGGAAATCGAGTTCCTACAGAAACATGGGAATGAG GTATGTAAACAGATCTGGCTCGGCATTTTTGATGACAGAATCTCCTCAGTACCAGACTTCAGAGAACCACAGAAAGTCAAGGAGTTCCTTCAAGACAAATACGAGAAGAAGCGATG GTACGTATCTGCTGAACAAGCCAAAGTAGTGGCATCAGTCCATGCTTCCATCTCTGGCTCGTCaaacagcagcaccagcagcactcCAGAGGTTAGACCACTCAAATCCCTGCTTGGGGAGTCGGCCCCCTCCCTACACCTCAACAAGAACACCCCACCAAATCAG TCTCCAGTGGTGAGCCGTGGACAAATCCATCAGCAGCAGTTCCATGACAAGAAGTTTGACCTCCTCAGTGACTTGGGTGGAGACATCTTCGCTGCCCCGCCTAACATGAACGCAGGCGCCAGCTCCAGTTTTGCCAACTTTGCACATTTCAACAGCCACACAA CAGCACAAAATGCCAACGCAAATGCCGACTTTGCAAATTTTGATGCATTTGGGAGCACTTCTGCGACATCAGGTGGTTTCCCCTCCGCACCCCAAGCCCCATTCCAACCCTCAAATACAG CATTCACTGTGCTCTCATCCAGCCGCAGTATGGGTGAGTTTGCCACTGCTCTGCCTCTCCAGGGTGCACACA GTAGTGCTTCAGGGGGACTAGCAAATGCCAATTTTGCTAAATTTGACAACTTCCACAATTCGTGTAGTGCTGACTTTGGAGCCTTCAGTTCCTCTTCCCAGAGTAACTCAACAGGAGCTGGCAAAGCTGCTGTACAGAGTACTAGCATCCCTGCTGATAGATACGCAGTCCTGGCTGACCTGGATAACGTGTTTAGCTCTGCCATAACAGAGCAAG GGGGTATCCCGATAGTGGCAagctcaaccacagcagctgGAGTGGGGGGTTTTCCTCAGAAGCAGCCAGCGGTGCCAACAGGGGGGGATCGCTATGCTGCTCTCGCTGAGCTTGATACTGTCTTTGGTTCCCCAGTCCCTACCACCAGTGTTTACAACACCACCACTGCACATGg GAGTGTGTTTGGCTCAGAGACTGGGGTGTCAACAGCACAAGCACAGCAGGCCCTGCCTGGCATGGCTCATGGTTTCGGCG CACATCCTTCAACTAATCCGTTCGTAGCTGCTGGAGTGGCCCCTGCGGGACCTCCCACCAACCCGTTCCAGAGCAACGGCAGAGTGGCTCAtgtggcggcagcagcag cagcattcGGCACAGGCTCCATGAGTATGCCTTCTGGATTTGGGAATAATGCAGGCTTCAACCTTCCCACCAGCTTTAGTGGAACTTTCCAGCAACAATTTCCTGGGCAGGCTCCCTTCCCTCAGCCTCCTGCATATCCCCAACAACCCAACG GTGGAGGATATCATCCAGCCTTTGGCCAGGCCAAGCCTGTTGGGACTCCTTTCGGTCAGGCTATGGCTGGACCTATGGTCTCAAGCAACCCTTTCCTG GGCGCGGCTCCACCTGCACAGTATCCAACAGGAGGCTCCTCTACAAATCCCTTCTTATAG
- the agfg1a gene encoding arf-GAP domain and FG repeat-containing protein 1a isoform X15: MAASAKRKQEEKHLKMLREMTSLPPNRKCFDCDQRGPTYANMTVGSFVCTSCSGILRGLNPPHRVKSISMTTFTQQEIEFLQKHGNEVCKQIWLGIFDDRISSVPDFREPQKVKEFLQDKYEKKRWYVSAEQAKVVASVHASISGSSNSSTSSTPEVRPLKSLLGESAPSLHLNKNTPPNQSPVVSRGQIHQQQFHDKKFDLLSDLGGDIFAAPPNMNAGASSSFANFAHFNSHTTQNANANADFANFDAFGSTSATSGGFPSAPQAPFQPSNTAFTVLSSSRSMGEFATALPLQGAHSSASGGLANANFAKFDNFHNSCSADFGAFSSSSQSNSTGAGKAAVQSTSIPADRYAVLADLDNVFSSAITEQGGIPIVASSTTAAGVGGFPQKQPAVPTGGDRYAALAELDTVFGSPVPTTSVYNTTTAHGSVFGSETGVSTAQAQQALPGMAHGFGAHPSTNPFVAAGVAPAGPPTNPFQSNGRVAHVAAAAAAFGTGSMSMPSGFGNNAGFNLPTSFSGTFQQQFPGQAPFPQPPAYPQQPNGGGYHPAFGQAKPVGTPFGQAMAGPMVSSNPFLGAAPPAQYPTGGSSTNPFL, translated from the exons ACGAGGACTGAATCCACCCCACAGAGTCAAGTCCATCTCTATGACAACCTTCACGCAACAGGAAATCGAGTTCCTACAGAAACATGGGAATGAG GTATGTAAACAGATCTGGCTCGGCATTTTTGATGACAGAATCTCCTCAGTACCAGACTTCAGAGAACCACAGAAAGTCAAGGAGTTCCTTCAAGACAAATACGAGAAGAAGCGATG GTACGTATCTGCTGAACAAGCCAAAGTAGTGGCATCAGTCCATGCTTCCATCTCTGGCTCGTCaaacagcagcaccagcagcactcCAGAGGTTAGACCACTCAAATCCCTGCTTGGGGAGTCGGCCCCCTCCCTACACCTCAACAAGAACACCCCACCAAATCAG TCTCCAGTGGTGAGCCGTGGACAAATCCATCAGCAGCAGTTCCATGACAAGAAGTTTGACCTCCTCAGTGACTTGGGTGGAGACATCTTCGCTGCCCCGCCTAACATGAACGCAGGCGCCAGCTCCAGTTTTGCCAACTTTGCACATTTCAACAGCCACACAA CACAAAATGCCAACGCAAATGCCGACTTTGCAAATTTTGATGCATTTGGGAGCACTTCTGCGACATCAGGTGGTTTCCCCTCCGCACCCCAAGCCCCATTCCAACCCTCAAATACAG CATTCACTGTGCTCTCATCCAGCCGCAGTATGGGTGAGTTTGCCACTGCTCTGCCTCTCCAGGGTGCACACA GTAGTGCTTCAGGGGGACTAGCAAATGCCAATTTTGCTAAATTTGACAACTTCCACAATTCGTGTAGTGCTGACTTTGGAGCCTTCAGTTCCTCTTCCCAGAGTAACTCAACAGGAGCTGGCAAAGCTGCTGTACAGAGTACTAGCATCCCTGCTGATAGATACGCAGTCCTGGCTGACCTGGATAACGTGTTTAGCTCTGCCATAACAGAGCAAG GGGGTATCCCGATAGTGGCAagctcaaccacagcagctgGAGTGGGGGGTTTTCCTCAGAAGCAGCCAGCGGTGCCAACAGGGGGGGATCGCTATGCTGCTCTCGCTGAGCTTGATACTGTCTTTGGTTCCCCAGTCCCTACCACCAGTGTTTACAACACCACCACTGCACATGg GAGTGTGTTTGGCTCAGAGACTGGGGTGTCAACAGCACAAGCACAGCAGGCCCTGCCTGGCATGGCTCATGGTTTCGGCG CACATCCTTCAACTAATCCGTTCGTAGCTGCTGGAGTGGCCCCTGCGGGACCTCCCACCAACCCGTTCCAGAGCAACGGCAGAGTGGCTCAtgtggcggcagcagcag cagcattcGGCACAGGCTCCATGAGTATGCCTTCTGGATTTGGGAATAATGCAGGCTTCAACCTTCCCACCAGCTTTAGTGGAACTTTCCAGCAACAATTTCCTGGGCAGGCTCCCTTCCCTCAGCCTCCTGCATATCCCCAACAACCCAACG GTGGAGGATATCATCCAGCCTTTGGCCAGGCCAAGCCTGTTGGGACTCCTTTCGGTCAGGCTATGGCTGGACCTATGGTCTCAAGCAACCCTTTCCTG GGCGCGGCTCCACCTGCACAGTATCCAACAGGAGGCTCCTCTACAAATCCCTTCTTATAG
- the agfg1a gene encoding arf-GAP domain and FG repeat-containing protein 1a isoform X4 has protein sequence MAASAKRKQEEKHLKMLREMTSLPPNRKCFDCDQRGPTYANMTVGSFVCTSCSGILRGLNPPHRVKSISMTTFTQQEIEFLQKHGNEVCKQIWLGIFDDRISSVPDFREPQKVKEFLQDKYEKKRWYVSAEQAKVVASVHASISGSSNSSTSSTPEVRPLKSLLGESAPSLHLNKNTPPNQSPVVSRGQIHQQQFHDKKFDLLSDLGGDIFAAPPNMNAGASSSFANFAHFNSHTTAQNANANADFANFDAFGSTSATSGGFPSAPQAPFQPSNTAFTVLSSSRSMGSASGGLANANFAKFDNFHNSCSADFGAFSSSSQSNSTGAGKAAVQSTSIPADRYAVLADLDNVFSSAITEQGGIPIVASSTTAAGVGGFPQKQPAVPTGGDRYAALAELDTVFGSPVPTTSVYNTTTAHGSVFGSETGVSTAQAQQALPGMAHGFGAHPSTNPFVAAGVAPAGPPTNPFQSNGRVAHVAAAAGLMRVLHGQGYPPTFAAFGTGSMSMPSGFGNNAGFNLPTSFSGTFQQQFPGQAPFPQPPAYPQQPNGGGYHPAFGQAKPVGTPFGQAMAGPMVSSNPFLGAAPPAQYPTGGSSTNPFL, from the exons ACGAGGACTGAATCCACCCCACAGAGTCAAGTCCATCTCTATGACAACCTTCACGCAACAGGAAATCGAGTTCCTACAGAAACATGGGAATGAG GTATGTAAACAGATCTGGCTCGGCATTTTTGATGACAGAATCTCCTCAGTACCAGACTTCAGAGAACCACAGAAAGTCAAGGAGTTCCTTCAAGACAAATACGAGAAGAAGCGATG GTACGTATCTGCTGAACAAGCCAAAGTAGTGGCATCAGTCCATGCTTCCATCTCTGGCTCGTCaaacagcagcaccagcagcactcCAGAGGTTAGACCACTCAAATCCCTGCTTGGGGAGTCGGCCCCCTCCCTACACCTCAACAAGAACACCCCACCAAATCAG TCTCCAGTGGTGAGCCGTGGACAAATCCATCAGCAGCAGTTCCATGACAAGAAGTTTGACCTCCTCAGTGACTTGGGTGGAGACATCTTCGCTGCCCCGCCTAACATGAACGCAGGCGCCAGCTCCAGTTTTGCCAACTTTGCACATTTCAACAGCCACACAA CAGCACAAAATGCCAACGCAAATGCCGACTTTGCAAATTTTGATGCATTTGGGAGCACTTCTGCGACATCAGGTGGTTTCCCCTCCGCACCCCAAGCCCCATTCCAACCCTCAAATACAG CATTCACTGTGCTCTCATCCAGCCGCAGTATGG GTAGTGCTTCAGGGGGACTAGCAAATGCCAATTTTGCTAAATTTGACAACTTCCACAATTCGTGTAGTGCTGACTTTGGAGCCTTCAGTTCCTCTTCCCAGAGTAACTCAACAGGAGCTGGCAAAGCTGCTGTACAGAGTACTAGCATCCCTGCTGATAGATACGCAGTCCTGGCTGACCTGGATAACGTGTTTAGCTCTGCCATAACAGAGCAAG GGGGTATCCCGATAGTGGCAagctcaaccacagcagctgGAGTGGGGGGTTTTCCTCAGAAGCAGCCAGCGGTGCCAACAGGGGGGGATCGCTATGCTGCTCTCGCTGAGCTTGATACTGTCTTTGGTTCCCCAGTCCCTACCACCAGTGTTTACAACACCACCACTGCACATGg GAGTGTGTTTGGCTCAGAGACTGGGGTGTCAACAGCACAAGCACAGCAGGCCCTGCCTGGCATGGCTCATGGTTTCGGCG CACATCCTTCAACTAATCCGTTCGTAGCTGCTGGAGTGGCCCCTGCGGGACCTCCCACCAACCCGTTCCAGAGCAACGGCAGAGTGGCTCAtgtggcggcagcagcag GCTTGATGAGGGTTCTTCATGGGCAGGGTTACCCCCCCACCTTTG cagcattcGGCACAGGCTCCATGAGTATGCCTTCTGGATTTGGGAATAATGCAGGCTTCAACCTTCCCACCAGCTTTAGTGGAACTTTCCAGCAACAATTTCCTGGGCAGGCTCCCTTCCCTCAGCCTCCTGCATATCCCCAACAACCCAACG GTGGAGGATATCATCCAGCCTTTGGCCAGGCCAAGCCTGTTGGGACTCCTTTCGGTCAGGCTATGGCTGGACCTATGGTCTCAAGCAACCCTTTCCTG GGCGCGGCTCCACCTGCACAGTATCCAACAGGAGGCTCCTCTACAAATCCCTTCTTATAG